The Arachis hypogaea cultivar Tifrunner chromosome 16, arahy.Tifrunner.gnm2.J5K5, whole genome shotgun sequence genome contains a region encoding:
- the LOC112757470 gene encoding uncharacterized protein, with protein MGATPFHRSILEVRLPKHFDKPTDMRYDGTQDPLEHLTAFEARMNLEGVGDEVRCLAFPVTLAGPAIRWFNNLPQGSVTGFADISHAFLAQFTTRIAKAKHPINLLGVTQQPDESTRKYLERFNDECLEIDGLTDSVASLCLTNGLLNEDFRKHLTTKPVWSMQEIQCMAKEYINDEEVSRVVAANKRQPAHNQDQHRGSGEGQKEHARDGGPSKAPRPFPRVGKFTNYTPLTAPIMEVYQQITEKGILSKPRPLKERTRGNQSLYCDYHKGYGHKTQDCFDLKDALEQAIRDGKLAAFSHLIREPRQRNCDHDGEYKTRAPKRCQEPEDDDQGLTIVNVVTARNAAPRSKSAHKKDAKVLVVSSSSTRSTRKLPPISFGPEDQWFDEIGESPPMVITARVGTGLVKRILVDTGQTRTSCSAMCSMLWA; from the coding sequence ATGGGGGCGACCCCATTTCATCGTTCCATACTCGAGGTCCGGCTGCCAAAACActttgacaagccaacggacatgaggtacgacggaACGCAAGACCCGCTGGAACAcctcacggcctttgaggccagaatgaacctTGAGGGAGTGGGAGACGAGGTAAGATGCCTCGCCTTCCCGGTCACCCTGGCGGGGCCTGCAATACGGTGGTTCAATAACCTCCCGCAGGGCTCGGTGACCGGCTTCGCAGACATCAGCCACGCCTTCTTAGCCCAATTCACGACTAGGATCGCAAAGGCGAAGCACCCAATCAACCTGCTCGGGGTAACCCAGCAACCCGACGAGTCGACTAGGAAATACTTAGAAAGATTCAACGATGAATGCCTGGAAATCGACGGACTGACAGACTCGGTCGCGAGTTTATGCCTGACGAATGGACTTCTGAACGAGGACTTCAGAAAGCACCTTACCACGAAACCAGTGTGGAGTATGCAGGAAATCCAATGTATGGCCAAGGAGTACATCAACGACGAAGAAGTGAGCCGAGTCGTGgctgccaacaaacggcagccCGCTCACAATCAAGACCAGCACCGCGGAAGCGGAGAAGGACAAAAGGAACACGCCAGAGACGGCGGCCCGAGCAAGGCTCCCAGACCATTTCCTCGTGTTGGgaagttcaccaactacacccccctcacCGCGCCGATCATGGAAGTTTATCAACAAATTACCGAAAAGGGGATCttgtcgaagccccgaccactgaAGGAACGAACAAGGGGAAACCAAAGCCTCTACTGTGACTATCACAAGGGCTATGGGCATAAAACCCAAGACTGCTTCGATCTAAAGGACGCGCTGGAGCAGGCCATCAGGGATGGAAAGCTAGCCGCATTTTCCCACCTCATAAGGGAGCCGAGGCAACGAAATTGCGACCACGATGGTGAGTATAAGACTCGGGCACCGAAGCGATGCCAAGAACCGGAGGACGACGACCAGGGCCTCACCATAGTGAACGTGGTAACAGCTAGGAATGCAGCACCTAGGTCAAAGTCGGCACACAAGAAAGACGCCAAAGTCCTGGTGGTCTCCTCATCCTCCACACGAAGCACTAGGAAGCTCCCACCCATTTCGTTCGGCCCGGAAGATCAGTGGTTCGACGAGATCGGAGAGAGTCCTCCCATGGTCATAACGGCCAGGGTAGGAACCGGTCTCGTCAAACGAATCCTTGTAGATACGGGGcagactcgaacatcatgttccgcaatGTGTTCGATGCTTTGGGCCTGA
- the LOC112757471 gene encoding uncharacterized protein yields the protein MRSPGCIKDVQQLTGRLTALSRFLGASAAKALPFFALIKKGIAFEWTPACEEAFNHFKEILAAPPMLGKPKAGEPLYLYLAITEGALTTVLVREEGKAQQPIYFVSRALQGAKLRYSKLEKLALALLVSSRRLRQYFQSHQVVVKTDQGIRQVLQKPDLAGRMMTWAIELSQYDIGYEPRHAIKVQAMADFLVEVTGNPTEDTDTRWKLHVDGASNQTSGGAKIILESPAGVVYEQSIKFEFPVSNNQAEYEALLGGLVLAQEVGAKRLEICSDSQVITSQVNGSYPARDSLLQKYLEKVKELGKQFEEVTVQHISRERNTRADLLSKLASTKPGTGNRSLIQGITKEPAVALHLTKSAPSWMDPIADFLENGKLPQDEKDAKAIRREAAKYTIIQDQLFKKELSQPLLKCLHPDQTDYVITRFGIPEIVISDNGTQFTDKKFAEFLIGLGINRSSPQSNTPKQTDSKKGAWADELASVLCSIGQRAKLHGKTPFRLTYGVEAVILWRSESRVRGYPCGVEGSGQRSGDEVREMAIVRYAEQR from the exons ATGAGGAGTCCGGGCTGCATTAAAGATGTTCAGCAGCTGACGGGAAGGCTCACAGCGTTGTCCCGATTCCTCGGTGCGTCAGCAGCAAAGGCCCTACCCTTTTTTGCTTTGATTAAAAAGGGAATAGCATTTGAGTGGACCCCCGCGTGCGAAGAAGCCTTCAACCACTTCAAAGAGATTCTAGCAGCACCCCCAATGCTCGGGAAGCCGAAAGCCGGAGAACCACTCTATCTATACCTAGCCATCACAGAGGGGGCGCTCACAACGGTATTGGTACGGGAAGAAGGGAAGGCCCAGCAACCGatctactttgtgagtagagcaCTGCAAGGGGCAAAACTCAGATACAGCAAGCTagagaagctggcgttggcacTTCTGGTCTCCTCCCGCCGATTGCGACAATACTTCCAGAGTCACCAGGTGGTCGTGAAAACGGACCAGGGGATTCGTCAGGTGCTCCAAAAGCCCGATCtagcgggaagaatgatgacctgggccatcgaaCTATCCCAATACGACATAGGCTACGAACCCCGACACGCGATTAAGGTGCAAGCAATGGCCGACTTCCTGGTGGAAGTAACTGGGAATCCAACGGAGGACACggacacacggtggaagctccatgtagatggagcctccaaccagacgtCTGGGGGCGCCAAGATCATTTTAGAAAGTCCGGCAGGAGTCGTCTATGAACAATCGATTAAGTTTGAGTTTCCCgtatcaaacaaccaagcagaatacgaagccctccTAGGGGGTTTAGTTCTAGCCCAGGAAGTCGGAGCCAAGAGGTTGGAAATATGCAGTGACTCGCAAGTCATCACTTCGCAAGTGAACGGGAGCTATCCAGCCAGAGATTCATTACTACAGAAGTACTTAGAGAAGGTCAAAGAGCTGGGCAAACAATTTGAAGAGGTCACGGTCCAACACATTTCCAGGGAGAGGAACACACGGGCTGACCTCCTATCCAAGCTGGCGAGCACAAAACCTGGAACCGGCAACCGCTCCCTCATCCAGGGCATCACGAAAGAGCCAGCAGTTGCCCTCCACCTGACCAAATCAGCCCCTTCTTGGATGGACCCCATCGCTGACTTCTTGGAAAACGGCAAACTCCCCCAGGACGAGAAGGATGCCAAAGCGATAAGAAGGGAGGCCGCCAAATATACGATCATACAGGATCAGCTATTCAAAAAGGAACTCAGCCAACCTTTGCTGAAGTGTCtgcaccccgaccagacggactac gtgataactcgCTTCGGCATCCCGGAAATCGTCATCTCAGATAACGGGACGCAATTCACTGACAAGAAGTTCGCAGAGTTTCTCATCGGCTTGGGGATAAACAGAAGTTCTCCTCAGTcgaacacccccaaacaaacgg ATAGCAAGAAAGGCGCGTGGGCCGACGAGCTCGCCTCGGTTCTCTGTTCTATCGGACAACGAGCAAAGCTCCACGGGAAAACTCCCTTTCGCTTAACATATGGGGTCGAAGCCGTGATACTGTGGAGATCGGAGAGCCGAGTCCGCGGCTATCCTTGCGGAGTAGAAGGCAGTGGACAAAGATCTGGTGACGAGGTCAGAGAGATGGCCATTGTCAGGTATGCTGAACAGAGATAG